From the genome of Nakamurella flavida, one region includes:
- a CDS encoding acetamidase/formamidase family protein codes for MTPTLDPAGDTLHGWFSPDRPPVRNLDPGDTVTVGTLDCWWSAGPYPGGANRDRPRVPGHQPGSGHALTGPVAVRGARAGDTLAVRLDAITPGRWGTTVSGGPTPLGERYGTGDDPAVLAWELDPVARTGRNQLGHTVTLRPFLGVIGMPPPEPGEHSTIPPRRWGGNLDCRELVAGSTLYLPVPVDGGLLSFGDGHAAQGDGEVGGTAIECPMTTTATLDLVDSPLGGELDAPVAHTPAGWVTMGLGPDLDTAHAQALDAMVTLLVARYGVRRSEAFALASVVVHMRVTQVVNETVGVHAVLPDGALR; via the coding sequence GTGACGCCCACCCTCGACCCCGCCGGTGACACCCTGCACGGCTGGTTCTCCCCGGACCGTCCCCCCGTCCGCAATCTCGATCCCGGCGACACCGTCACGGTCGGCACCCTGGACTGCTGGTGGTCGGCCGGGCCGTACCCGGGTGGGGCGAACCGGGACCGCCCCCGGGTGCCCGGGCACCAGCCGGGATCGGGCCATGCGCTGACCGGGCCGGTGGCCGTGCGCGGAGCCCGCGCCGGGGACACCCTGGCCGTCCGGCTGGACGCGATCACTCCGGGCCGCTGGGGCACCACGGTGAGCGGCGGGCCGACCCCGCTGGGCGAGCGGTACGGCACCGGCGACGACCCGGCCGTGCTGGCCTGGGAGCTCGACCCGGTCGCCCGGACGGGCCGGAACCAGCTGGGCCACACGGTGACCCTCCGGCCGTTCCTCGGGGTGATCGGCATGCCGCCGCCGGAGCCGGGCGAGCACTCGACCATCCCGCCGCGCCGCTGGGGCGGCAACCTGGACTGCCGGGAGCTCGTCGCCGGCAGCACCCTCTACCTGCCGGTACCGGTGGACGGGGGCCTGCTGTCCTTCGGTGACGGGCATGCCGCCCAGGGCGACGGCGAGGTGGGCGGCACGGCGATCGAGTGCCCGATGACCACCACGGCGACCCTGGACCTGGTGGACAGCCCGCTCGGCGGGGAGCTCGACGCACCGGTGGCCCACACCCCGGCGGGTTGGGTCACCATGGGCCTCGGGCCCGACCTGGACACCGCCCACGCGCAGGCCCTGGACGCGATGGTCACCCTGCTGGTCGCGCGGTACGGCGTCCGACGGTCCGAGGCCTTCGCCCTGGCCAGCGTGGTGGTGCACATGCGGGTCACCCAGGTCGTCAACGAGACGGTCGGGGTGCACGCCGTGCTGCCGGACGGCGCCCTGCGCTGA
- a CDS encoding CsbD family protein — protein MSMGDKIKNAAEDLLGKGKEATGNVTDNNDLKAEGQADQASASTKQTGEKVKDAAKNVFGS, from the coding sequence ATGAGCATGGGCGACAAGATCAAGAACGCTGCCGAGGACCTGTTGGGCAAGGGCAAGGAAGCGACCGGCAACGTCACCGACAACAACGACCTCAAGGCCGAGGGCCAGGCCGACCAGGCCAGCGCCAGCACCAAGCAGACCGGCGAGAAGGTCAAGGACGCCGCCAAGAACGTCTTCGGCAGCTGA
- a CDS encoding FadR/GntR family transcriptional regulator, whose translation MTDHPDLLLPEALQAHPDPLGRRIAVAGAADAVVDRLVTAVALGIYVPGQRLPAERDLVGMLQVSRTTVREGLRRMVEAGYLEVRRGRSGGWFVLSGWGPRSAEMVQRSISPDWEHFEALFDARRLIEGLIADTAARRRPAEALPEMFRAAADYRAAPDREASRAADARLHRAVAQASGNAVLVGLSTQMRARVTLNLGAEPYTEQVRATAVTQHEDLVQAVADQDAERARAIAADHFGLTEKLIRDLLTKVGKNST comes from the coding sequence GTGACCGACCATCCGGATCTGCTGCTGCCCGAGGCACTGCAGGCGCACCCGGACCCGCTGGGTCGACGGATCGCGGTGGCCGGCGCGGCCGATGCCGTGGTCGACCGGCTGGTGACCGCCGTCGCGCTGGGCATCTACGTGCCCGGTCAGCGTCTGCCCGCCGAACGCGATCTGGTGGGCATGCTCCAGGTCTCCCGGACCACCGTCCGCGAGGGTCTGCGCCGGATGGTCGAGGCCGGCTACCTGGAGGTGCGCCGGGGCCGCTCGGGCGGCTGGTTCGTGCTGTCGGGCTGGGGTCCACGCTCCGCGGAGATGGTGCAGCGGTCCATCTCCCCGGACTGGGAGCACTTCGAGGCGCTCTTCGACGCGCGTCGGCTGATCGAGGGCCTGATCGCCGACACCGCCGCCCGCCGGCGGCCCGCCGAGGCCCTGCCGGAGATGTTCCGGGCCGCCGCCGACTACCGGGCCGCCCCCGACCGGGAGGCCTCCCGCGCCGCCGACGCCCGGCTGCACCGGGCCGTCGCGCAGGCCTCCGGCAATGCGGTGCTCGTCGGCCTGAGCACCCAGATGCGGGCGCGGGTGACGTTGAACCTGGGCGCCGAGCCGTACACCGAGCAGGTGCGGGCCACGGCCGTCACCCAGCACGAGGACCTGGTGCAGGCCGTCGCCGACCAGGACGCGGAGCGGGCCCGCGCCATCGCCGCCGATCACTTCGGCCTGACCGAGAAGCTCATCCGGGATCTGCTGACCAAGGTCGGGAAGAACAGCACATGA
- a CDS encoding DUF1707 SHOCT-like domain-containing protein → MPDSTVPPRPQRASDADRAYVSQVVHRAVGMGMLTLDEADDRLGAVYAAQYRTELAALVDDLPVDEPAMGAAPVDAATVNRWEQVQAATWRRAETAQDVLTRSRIGAWLLFLLVFMIILSLLAGTVPVGGHGGGMPGGGGGIPGR, encoded by the coding sequence GTGCCTGATTCGACCGTTCCGCCCCGCCCGCAGCGCGCCTCCGACGCCGACCGCGCGTACGTCAGCCAGGTGGTGCACCGGGCCGTCGGCATGGGGATGCTGACGTTGGACGAGGCCGACGACCGGCTGGGGGCCGTCTACGCCGCTCAGTACCGCACCGAGCTGGCCGCGCTCGTCGACGATCTCCCGGTGGACGAGCCCGCGATGGGGGCCGCGCCCGTCGACGCGGCCACCGTCAACCGCTGGGAGCAGGTGCAGGCCGCCACCTGGCGGCGGGCGGAGACCGCGCAGGACGTGCTGACCCGCAGCCGGATCGGGGCCTGGCTGCTCTTCCTGCTGGTGTTCATGATCATCCTGTCGCTGCTGGCCGGCACCGTCCCGGTCGGCGGGCACGGCGGTGGGATGCCCGGCGGCGGCGGGGGCATACCCGGTCGGTGA
- a CDS encoding 8-oxoguanine deaminase: MSTLVLDGGYIATVDAAGTEHLHGHVVVQGNRIVAVGEGAAPTALTQGADTTVVDVTGCLVTPGLINTHHHLYQWVTRGFAVDSTLFEWLTTLYPVWGNIDAEIVHSAATGGLAWLARTGCTTTTDHHYVFPRDGGDLLSAEVEAARRVGLRFHPTRGSMDLGQSRGGLPPDHVVEDIDAILAATQTAIATYHDPAFDSMLRIGVAPCSPFSVTGDLLSQAAVLAREYDVRLHTHLCETQDEERFCRERFGMSPVEYMASLDWLGPDVWLAHAVHLDDPAIAELARTGTSVAHCPSSNARLGAGIARTRALRDAGVAVGLGVDGAASNEASSLLEEARHAVLFARAVGGPQALTVRDALDMATMGGATVLGRQAEIGSLEPGKLADIAVWRLDTLPHIDIADPVAALVLGSPPPLELLLVNGRTVVEEDTVTTVEEDDIAMEVIAASSTLLGRARI; the protein is encoded by the coding sequence ATGAGCACCCTCGTCCTGGACGGCGGGTACATCGCCACCGTCGACGCGGCCGGTACCGAGCACCTGCACGGACACGTCGTGGTGCAGGGCAACCGGATCGTGGCCGTCGGGGAGGGGGCGGCACCCACCGCCCTGACCCAGGGAGCCGACACCACCGTCGTCGACGTCACCGGCTGCCTGGTCACCCCCGGGTTGATCAACACCCACCACCACCTCTACCAGTGGGTCACCCGCGGCTTCGCCGTCGACTCCACGCTGTTCGAGTGGCTGACCACGCTGTACCCGGTGTGGGGCAACATCGACGCGGAGATCGTGCACAGCGCGGCCACCGGTGGCCTGGCCTGGCTGGCCCGCACGGGCTGCACCACCACCACCGACCACCACTACGTGTTCCCCCGCGACGGCGGTGACCTGCTCTCCGCGGAGGTGGAGGCGGCCCGCCGGGTCGGGCTGCGGTTCCACCCCACCCGCGGTTCGATGGACCTCGGGCAGAGCCGCGGCGGTCTCCCGCCGGACCACGTCGTCGAGGACATCGACGCCATCCTGGCCGCCACCCAGACGGCCATCGCCACCTACCACGACCCGGCGTTCGACTCCATGCTGCGCATCGGCGTCGCACCGTGCTCGCCGTTCTCGGTGACCGGCGACCTGCTCTCCCAGGCGGCCGTGCTGGCCCGGGAGTACGACGTCCGGCTGCACACCCACCTGTGCGAGACGCAGGACGAGGAGCGTTTCTGCCGCGAGCGTTTCGGCATGTCCCCGGTGGAGTACATGGCCTCGCTGGACTGGCTGGGACCGGACGTCTGGCTCGCCCACGCCGTCCACCTGGACGACCCGGCCATCGCCGAGCTCGCCCGCACCGGGACGTCCGTCGCGCACTGCCCGTCGTCCAACGCCCGACTGGGGGCAGGGATCGCCCGCACCCGGGCCCTGCGGGACGCCGGCGTGGCCGTCGGGCTCGGCGTCGACGGAGCCGCGTCCAACGAGGCGTCCAGCCTGCTCGAGGAGGCCCGGCACGCCGTGCTCTTCGCCCGGGCCGTGGGCGGTCCGCAGGCGTTGACCGTCCGCGACGCGCTGGACATGGCCACCATGGGCGGCGCGACCGTGCTGGGCCGGCAGGCCGAGATCGGCTCGCTGGAGCCCGGCAAGCTGGCCGACATCGCCGTGTGGCGGTTGGACACCCTGCCGCACATCGACATCGCCGATCCGGTGGCCGCTCTCGTGCTCGGCAGCCCGCCGCCGCTGGAGCTGCTGCTGGTCAACGGCCGCACCGTCGTCGAGGAGGACACGGTGACCACGGTCGAGGAGGACGACATCGCCATGGAGGTCATCGCGGCGAGCAGCACCCTGCTCGGACGCGCCCGCATCTGA
- a CDS encoding sugar phosphate isomerase/epimerase family protein, whose translation MTSAALSVQLYSVRDALTSDLDGTLAALAAMGLREVEVFDFVDRAPELAEALSRAGLRARTGHASLLSEGLGFDDPALADAQAGPPGQDRVFTAARTLGLEIVIDPFVAADRWLDEDAVLATARRLNDAAGKAADQGLRVGYHNHSQEFAVSFRGVSGYEVFADALRDDVALEVDLYWAATARQDVAALLGRLGERVRALHLKDGVIGDDPFRPGAARMDPTRLDQRPAGRGDLPLLEYLAAAPSTEFGVIEFDHYAGGDVLDGVRDSVEYFHANGLR comes from the coding sequence ATGACCAGTGCGGCTCTCTCCGTCCAGCTCTACTCCGTCCGCGACGCCCTGACCTCCGACCTCGACGGCACCCTGGCCGCCCTCGCGGCCATGGGCCTGCGCGAGGTCGAGGTGTTCGACTTCGTCGATCGGGCGCCCGAACTCGCCGAGGCGTTGTCCCGCGCCGGCCTGCGCGCCCGGACCGGTCACGCGTCGTTGCTCTCCGAGGGCCTCGGCTTCGACGACCCGGCCCTGGCCGACGCCCAGGCCGGGCCGCCCGGTCAGGACCGGGTGTTCACCGCGGCCCGCACCCTGGGCCTGGAGATCGTCATCGACCCGTTCGTGGCCGCCGACCGCTGGCTGGACGAGGACGCGGTTCTGGCCACCGCGCGACGCCTGAACGACGCCGCCGGGAAGGCCGCCGATCAGGGGCTGCGCGTCGGATACCACAACCACTCCCAGGAGTTCGCGGTGTCCTTCCGCGGCGTCAGCGGGTACGAGGTGTTCGCCGACGCGCTCCGCGACGACGTGGCCCTGGAGGTCGACCTGTACTGGGCGGCCACCGCACGCCAGGACGTCGCCGCCCTGCTCGGCAGGCTCGGTGAACGGGTCAGGGCCCTGCACCTCAAGGACGGCGTGATCGGTGACGACCCGTTCCGACCCGGCGCGGCCCGGATGGACCCGACCCGGCTCGACCAGCGGCCGGCCGGCCGCGGCGACCTGCCGCTGCTGGAGTACCTGGCCGCGGCGCCGTCGACCGAGTTCGGGGTCATCGAGTTCGACCACTACGCGGGTGGCGACGTCCTGGACGGCGTGCGCGACAGCGTCGAGTACTTCCACGCGAACGGTCTGCGATGA
- a CDS encoding NAD(P)/FAD-dependent oxidoreductase, protein MTETLQSRYDVLVVGGGAAGLSGALMLARSRRAVLVVDAGEPRNAPAAGVHAFLSRDGIPPRELTALGRAEIVSYGAEVATGEVVAVRRDDPAGDFTVTLADGRATTARRLLVTSGLVDELADVPGLRELWGSDVVHCPFCHGWEVRDTAIGVLATGPMATHQALLFRRLSEDVVLFEHTTTLTDTDREQLAALDIPVVPGLVERLETDRDTGRLAGVRLVDGSVVARRTMVTASRMVARGGLLSILGLDPVPHPMGAAIGEYVPNEGMGRTAVPGVWVAGNVTDLTAQVMASAAGGAMAGAAIHGDLIQADLAAALADRRTVPTG, encoded by the coding sequence ATGACCGAAACCCTGCAGTCCCGGTACGACGTCCTGGTGGTCGGCGGCGGCGCCGCCGGCCTGAGTGGCGCCCTCATGCTGGCCCGGTCCCGCCGCGCGGTGCTCGTGGTCGACGCCGGCGAGCCCCGCAACGCCCCGGCCGCGGGGGTGCACGCCTTCCTGAGCCGGGATGGGATCCCACCGCGGGAGCTGACCGCGCTCGGGCGGGCCGAGATCGTCTCCTACGGCGCGGAGGTCGCCACCGGTGAGGTGGTCGCGGTGCGCCGTGACGACCCGGCGGGGGACTTCACCGTCACCCTGGCCGACGGACGCGCCACCACGGCCCGCCGACTGCTCGTCACCTCCGGCCTGGTCGACGAGCTGGCCGACGTGCCCGGCCTGCGCGAGCTGTGGGGCTCCGACGTCGTGCACTGCCCGTTCTGCCACGGCTGGGAGGTGCGGGACACCGCCATCGGCGTGCTGGCCACCGGACCGATGGCCACCCACCAGGCCCTGCTCTTCCGCCGGCTCAGCGAGGACGTCGTGCTGTTCGAGCACACCACCACGCTGACCGACACCGACCGGGAACAGCTCGCGGCGCTGGACATCCCCGTGGTCCCCGGCCTCGTCGAGCGGCTGGAGACCGACCGGGACACCGGGCGGCTGGCCGGGGTGCGGCTCGTCGACGGCTCCGTCGTCGCCCGGCGGACGATGGTGACCGCGAGCCGGATGGTCGCCCGCGGCGGTCTGCTGAGCATTCTCGGCCTGGACCCGGTCCCGCACCCGATGGGTGCGGCGATCGGCGAGTACGTGCCGAACGAGGGCATGGGCCGGACGGCGGTGCCCGGGGTCTGGGTGGCGGGCAACGTCACCGATCTGACCGCGCAGGTGATGGCCTCGGCGGCCGGTGGCGCGATGGCCGGCGCGGCCATCCACGGCGACCTCATCCAGGCCGACCTCGCGGCCGCGCTGGCCGACCGCAGGACCGTCCCCACCGGATGA
- a CDS encoding M20/M25/M40 family metallo-hydrolase: MFATQIRDAVLGRSEWAFDYLERLVAAPTTAGREQGGLDVFAATLVELGFAVQDIPLGDVAGDPRAGVPAGPALDRSVCVGRRGMGADGPSLLLNGHMDVVPAESPELWTSPPFFPQRRDGRLYGRGAGDMKCGFAMGALAVAALDAVEPGAISGPLSFLAVVEEENTGNGTLAAARAGVLADAVLLLEPTGLGVMLAGIGVLWLEITLTGRAAHAQAAHQAVNAVDLAYQVIDALRGWQQWIGATTDDPVFAGVESPYNLNVGGLDAGDWTSSVPATARLRVRVGFPRAWSPEEAERRAVEVIERTAAAGAFPAPPTVRSSGLRAPGYSLAQGHPLDEAVRAAHEQAHGTRPDTVVMGSTTDARTYLNHFGVPALCYGPDAAGMHGVDESVGLQSIVDGAITLAHFLRTYYRPAGDGAGGS; this comes from the coding sequence GTGTTCGCGACGCAGATCCGGGACGCCGTGCTCGGCCGATCGGAGTGGGCCTTCGACTACCTGGAGCGCCTGGTCGCCGCACCCACCACGGCCGGTCGGGAGCAGGGCGGCCTGGACGTCTTCGCCGCCACCCTGGTCGAGCTGGGGTTCGCCGTGCAGGACATCCCGCTGGGCGACGTCGCCGGCGATCCGCGCGCGGGGGTCCCGGCCGGCCCCGCGCTGGACCGTTCGGTGTGCGTGGGCCGCCGGGGCATGGGAGCCGACGGCCCGTCGCTGCTGCTCAACGGGCACATGGACGTCGTCCCGGCGGAGTCCCCCGAGCTGTGGACCAGCCCGCCGTTCTTCCCGCAACGGCGGGACGGCCGGCTGTACGGCCGGGGTGCCGGCGACATGAAGTGCGGCTTCGCGATGGGCGCCCTGGCCGTGGCCGCGCTCGACGCGGTCGAGCCCGGTGCGATCAGCGGACCACTGAGCTTCCTGGCCGTGGTCGAGGAGGAGAACACCGGCAACGGGACGCTGGCCGCCGCACGGGCCGGGGTGCTCGCCGACGCCGTGCTGCTGCTCGAACCCACCGGGCTCGGCGTCATGCTCGCCGGCATCGGTGTGCTGTGGCTGGAGATCACGCTGACCGGCCGGGCGGCCCACGCCCAGGCCGCGCACCAGGCGGTCAACGCCGTCGATCTCGCCTACCAGGTCATCGACGCCCTCCGCGGCTGGCAGCAGTGGATCGGGGCGACCACCGACGATCCGGTGTTCGCCGGGGTGGAGAGTCCCTACAACCTGAACGTCGGCGGGCTGGACGCCGGGGACTGGACCTCCAGCGTGCCGGCCACCGCCCGACTGCGGGTCCGGGTGGGCTTCCCCCGCGCCTGGAGCCCCGAGGAGGCCGAGCGCCGCGCCGTCGAGGTGATCGAGCGGACCGCTGCCGCCGGAGCCTTTCCCGCACCGCCGACCGTCCGGTCCAGTGGGCTGCGGGCACCGGGGTATTCGTTGGCGCAGGGCCATCCGCTCGACGAGGCGGTGCGGGCTGCGCACGAACAGGCGCACGGCACGCGCCCGGACACCGTCGTCATGGGGAGCACCACCGACGCGCGTACGTACCTCAACCACTTCGGGGTGCCGGCGCTCTGCTACGGGCCGGACGCGGCGGGCATGCACGGGGTGGACGAGTCCGTCGGACTGCAGAGCATCGTGGACGGCGCGATCACCCTGGCCCACTTCCTGCGCACCTACTACCGGCCGGCCGGAGACGGGGCGGGTGGCTCGTGA
- a CDS encoding TetR/AcrR family transcriptional regulator: protein MNRPTSADGAVREVRVREARVREPLDRRRILTAAIQLIDEDGLRRLTMRRLGAHLGVEAMALYHHVPGREDLLDGVVESVVDELYDDPEVYLEATDWQEYLQRLSHGLRRIALKHPKVFPLLATRPPAAPWLHPPLRSLRWTESFLTTLRACGFDDRAAVAAYRAFSSFLLGHLLLEVAGLDAQITPLDEPDETATPAGTDLSEYPVIDRLSGALAEDRSAEEFEDALEQLLDRLQLLSEDAAERDHHAGQGR, encoded by the coding sequence ATGAACCGACCGACGAGCGCCGATGGGGCCGTTCGCGAGGTCCGGGTGCGCGAGGCCCGGGTGCGCGAACCGCTCGACCGACGCCGGATCCTGACCGCCGCCATCCAGCTGATCGACGAGGACGGCCTGCGGCGGCTGACCATGCGCCGCCTCGGTGCCCACCTGGGCGTGGAGGCGATGGCCCTGTACCACCACGTGCCCGGGCGGGAGGACCTGCTCGACGGCGTGGTGGAGAGCGTGGTCGACGAGCTCTACGACGACCCCGAGGTCTACCTGGAGGCCACCGACTGGCAGGAGTACCTGCAGCGGCTCTCCCACGGGCTGCGGCGCATCGCCCTCAAGCACCCCAAGGTGTTCCCGCTGCTGGCGACCCGCCCACCGGCCGCTCCCTGGCTCCACCCACCGCTCCGCAGCCTGCGGTGGACGGAGTCGTTCCTGACCACCCTGCGCGCCTGCGGGTTCGACGACCGCGCCGCCGTCGCGGCCTACCGGGCGTTCTCCAGCTTCCTGCTCGGGCATCTGCTCCTCGAGGTCGCCGGGCTCGACGCGCAGATCACCCCGTTGGACGAGCCGGACGAGACCGCGACACCGGCGGGCACCGATCTGAGCGAGTACCCGGTGATCGACCGGCTCAGCGGAGCGCTGGCGGAGGACCGGTCGGCGGAGGAGTTCGAGGACGCGCTGGAACAGCTGCTCGACCGCCTGCAGCTGCTGAGCGAGGACGCCGCCGAACGCGACCACCACGCCGGGCAGGGCCGTTGA
- a CDS encoding Gfo/Idh/MocA family protein, with product MSAGGTRPGTGSGPVGVGFIGTGMISDTYLENLTAFPDVRVLILGDLDPERARAQAQKWGVPESGSAQDVLDHPEVELVVNLTIPAVHAQVASQILAAGKHVWTEKPISVDRPSGLALLAQADQAGLLMGVAPDTVLGPGVQTARRAIARGDIGTPLTAQTVMQYIGPDIFHPNPEFLFAPGAGPLFDMGPYYITTLVQVFGPVETVAAFGSQSRATRTVQVGDRAGTEFPVQVPTHVSALARFTGGGVSQSVFSFQSPLARTGVVEIAGTEGTLVIPDPNHFTGEVLITRIPAAAARDEDPEWESIPITGVLAGRGLGVLDLARCVRTGRRPLASGELGYHVLDTLVSIDEAVTSGQTVAVRSTVDPVPPMSDDDDPFAATL from the coding sequence ATGAGCGCCGGCGGGACCCGTCCCGGGACCGGCTCCGGACCGGTCGGGGTCGGCTTCATCGGCACCGGGATGATCAGCGACACCTACCTGGAGAACCTGACCGCGTTCCCGGACGTGCGGGTGCTGATCCTCGGCGATCTGGATCCGGAGCGGGCCCGCGCGCAGGCGCAGAAGTGGGGTGTGCCGGAGTCGGGCTCGGCGCAGGACGTGCTGGACCACCCGGAGGTCGAACTGGTGGTCAACCTGACCATCCCGGCCGTGCACGCCCAGGTGGCGTCGCAGATCCTGGCGGCCGGCAAACACGTGTGGACCGAGAAGCCGATCAGCGTCGACCGACCGAGCGGGCTGGCCTTGCTGGCCCAGGCCGACCAGGCCGGCCTGCTGATGGGCGTGGCGCCGGACACCGTGCTCGGGCCCGGGGTGCAGACCGCCCGGCGGGCCATCGCCCGCGGCGACATCGGCACGCCGCTGACCGCGCAGACCGTCATGCAGTACATCGGCCCGGACATCTTCCACCCGAACCCGGAGTTCCTGTTCGCGCCCGGCGCCGGACCGCTCTTCGACATGGGGCCGTACTACATCACCACCCTGGTGCAGGTGTTCGGTCCGGTGGAGACGGTGGCCGCCTTCGGTTCGCAGAGCCGGGCCACCCGCACCGTCCAGGTCGGCGATCGCGCCGGGACCGAGTTCCCCGTGCAGGTGCCCACCCACGTCAGCGCCCTGGCCCGGTTCACCGGCGGCGGGGTGAGTCAGAGCGTGTTCAGCTTCCAGTCCCCGCTGGCCCGCACCGGTGTGGTCGAGATCGCCGGCACCGAGGGCACTCTCGTCATCCCGGATCCGAACCACTTCACCGGCGAGGTGCTGATCACCCGGATCCCCGCCGCGGCCGCCCGCGACGAGGACCCGGAATGGGAGAGCATCCCGATCACCGGGGTGCTGGCCGGGCGGGGCCTGGGCGTGCTCGACCTCGCCCGGTGCGTCCGCACCGGGCGGCGTCCGCTGGCTTCCGGCGAGCTCGGGTACCACGTGCTGGACACCCTGGTCAGCATCGACGAGGCCGTGACGAGCGGACAGACCGTCGCGGTGCGGAGCACGGTGGACCCGGTGCCGCCCATGTCCGACGACGACGACCCCTTCGCCGCCACCCTGTGA
- the moeA gene encoding molybdopterin molybdotransferase MoeA, which yields MRTVEEHAAVVSALFSPTPTVSVPLDRARGLVLGADLVATIDLPPFANSAMDGYTVRAADLTGLVDGPVTLPVSQDIPAGRTDTAPLAPGTAARIMTGAPMPDGAEVIVQVERTDGGQGEPGAGTVRIDSAPAPGVHIRGRGEDVLAGATVLTRGTPIGPPQIGVAAALGFAELPVRRPLRVLILSTGTELVEPGHDLGPGQIYESNSAMLAAAVAGAGGEPVVARFVADDVPTFLAALSSAAEAAGGVDLILTSGGVSAGAFEVVKDALTDRGVEFAKVAMQPGMPQGAGRLDGTPVITLPGNPVSSYVSFEVFVRPALRAAMGQPVITRPMVSVPLTGPLDSPAGRRQFRRAHLDAAAGTVTVWGGPGSHLLGWLAGADAMIVVPEDVTHLDAGEHAEVWILD from the coding sequence ATGCGCACCGTCGAAGAGCACGCCGCCGTCGTCTCCGCCCTGTTCTCCCCCACCCCGACCGTGTCGGTGCCGCTCGACCGGGCGCGGGGACTGGTGCTCGGCGCCGATCTGGTCGCCACCATCGACCTGCCTCCCTTCGCCAACTCCGCCATGGACGGCTACACCGTGCGCGCGGCCGATCTCACCGGACTGGTCGACGGCCCGGTGACCCTGCCCGTCTCGCAGGACATCCCGGCCGGTCGGACGGACACCGCCCCGCTGGCTCCGGGCACCGCGGCCCGCATCATGACCGGAGCGCCGATGCCCGACGGCGCCGAGGTGATCGTGCAGGTGGAACGGACCGACGGCGGACAGGGCGAGCCCGGCGCGGGCACCGTGCGCATCGACAGCGCGCCGGCTCCCGGGGTGCACATCCGCGGCCGCGGCGAGGACGTGCTGGCCGGGGCCACGGTGCTCACCCGCGGCACCCCGATCGGGCCGCCGCAGATCGGGGTGGCCGCCGCCCTCGGCTTCGCCGAACTCCCGGTCCGGCGCCCACTGCGGGTGCTCATCCTGTCCACCGGGACCGAACTCGTCGAGCCCGGGCACGATCTCGGCCCGGGGCAGATCTACGAGTCGAACTCGGCCATGCTCGCCGCCGCGGTGGCCGGGGCCGGCGGGGAACCGGTGGTGGCACGATTCGTCGCCGACGACGTGCCCACCTTCCTGGCCGCACTGTCCTCCGCCGCCGAGGCGGCCGGCGGCGTCGATCTGATCCTCACCTCCGGCGGCGTGTCCGCCGGGGCCTTCGAGGTGGTCAAGGACGCGTTGACCGACCGCGGGGTGGAGTTCGCCAAGGTGGCCATGCAGCCCGGGATGCCCCAGGGCGCCGGTCGTCTCGACGGCACACCGGTGATCACCCTGCCGGGCAACCCGGTCAGCTCCTACGTCTCGTTCGAGGTGTTCGTCCGGCCGGCCCTGCGCGCCGCCATGGGGCAGCCGGTGATCACCCGGCCCATGGTCTCCGTGCCGCTCACCGGTCCGCTCGACTCCCCGGCCGGCCGCCGGCAGTTCCGTCGCGCCCACCTGGACGCCGCGGCCGGCACCGTCACCGTGTGGGGCGGGCCGGGATCGCACCTGCTCGGCTGGCTCGCCGGGGCCGACGCGATGATCGTCGTCCCGGAGGACGTCACCCACCTGGACGCCGGGGAACACGCCGAGGTGTGGATCCTGGACTGA
- a CDS encoding helix-turn-helix domain-containing protein: MDDDLDQILTAVGPRLRALRLHRELTLADLSADTGVSVSTLSRLESGQRRATLELLLPLAKAYGVPLDELVGAPATGDPRIHLRPVRRQGRVYVPLTRRPGGLQAFKLIIPPEERPSDLSLRTHEGYEWLYVLNGRLRLLLGEQDLVLETGEAAEFDTREPHWLGATTAGPVEVLCLFGRQGERAHLRTGEG; encoded by the coding sequence ATGGACGATGACCTGGACCAGATCCTGACCGCGGTGGGCCCCCGGCTGCGCGCGCTGCGTCTGCACCGCGAGCTCACCCTGGCCGATCTGTCGGCGGACACCGGGGTGTCGGTGAGCACCCTGTCCCGCCTGGAATCCGGTCAGCGCCGGGCCACCCTCGAACTGCTGCTCCCCCTGGCCAAGGCCTACGGGGTACCGCTGGACGAGCTGGTGGGCGCACCGGCCACCGGCGACCCGCGGATCCACCTGCGGCCGGTGCGCCGGCAGGGCCGCGTCTACGTCCCGCTCACCCGCCGACCCGGCGGCCTGCAGGCGTTCAAGCTGATCATCCCGCCGGAGGAGCGACCGTCGGACCTGTCCCTGCGCACCCACGAGGGCTACGAGTGGCTGTACGTGCTGAACGGCCGGCTGCGCCTGCTGCTGGGCGAGCAGGACCTGGTCCTGGAGACCGGCGAGGCCGCCGAGTTCGACACCCGCGAGCCGCACTGGCTGGGCGCGACCACGGCCGGGCCGGTCGAGGTGCTCTGCCTGTTCGGCCGCCAGGGCGAACGCGCCCACCTGCGCACCGGCGAAGGCTGA